The genomic DNA TGAGTTATAAATATGCCCGCCTGCGCGAGCGTGGCTATAAGAGCGTTATCCACCTGAAAGATCTGGCTTACCAGGCGGTGGAATACGCCAGCGATCTCAGCTTCGGCGCCGGAATGGCGGCGATGCAAAACCTGCTGAAGGAAAACCCGCCGGACGCGGTCTTTGCCGTTTCCGATACCCTGGCGGCAGGCGCATTGCATGCGATCCAGCAGGCGGGATTACGCGTGCCGGAAGACATTGCGGTAGTCGGGTTTGACGGTACGGAACTGGCGGAGATGATTTCGCTCACCACCATCGAACAGCCGTCGCGGGATATTGGGCGCAAGGCGGTCGATTTGTTGTTGAATAAAATCGATAACCCGGATGCGCCCACGGAAAGAGTGATGATGGACTGGCGCTTTATCTCCCGCGCCAGCGCCTGATTATTTCGCTATTACGCCAGCCAGCGAGCGAATATCGTTTCCGGTCGGAGACTGATGAATACGCAGACCAAATTCATCCACCACGGCGAATATATGGTCGAAAATATCGGCCTGAATCGCCTCATATTCCGCCCAGACGACCGTGTTAGTGAACGCGTATATTTCAACTGGCAGCCCGTTAGCTTCTGGCGCTAACTGGCGAACCATCAGCGTCATATCTTTGCGGATCCGCGGGTGATTACGCAGATATTCATTTAAATAGGCGCGGAAGGTTCCAATATTGGTCATTTTGCGCAGGTTCAGCACCGATTCGCCTTCACCGTTTTCCTGATTCCAGAGCGAAATTTCTTCATGACGCGCCGCCATGTACGGCTTAAGCAGCTTCGCCTGAATCAGCTGCTGTTGCTCCTGCTCGTCGAGGAAGTGGATGCTGGTGGTGTCTATATTCAGGCTACGCTTGATGCGTCTCCCGCCGGAGGCCGACATGCCGCTCCAGTTGATAAAGGCATCAGAGACCAGCGCCCAGGTCGGAATGGTGGTGATGGTATTGTCGAAGTTGCGCACCTTGACGGTGGTCAGGCCAATGTCCGTGACCGTGCCGTTGGCTCCGTATTTTGGCATCTCCAGCCAGTCACCGAGTTTAAGCATGTCATTGGCGGAGAGCTGGATCCCGGCGACAAGCCCGAGGATCGGGTCTTTAAACACCAGCATTAACACCGCAGCCATGGCGCCCAGGCCGCTAATCAGAATGGCTGGCGACTGACCAATCAGCAGCGAGATAATTAAAATCCCCACCAGAATAGCGCTCACCAGTTTTATCCCCTGGAAGATGCCCTTCAGCGGGAGCTGCGAGGCTGTCGCCATCTTTTGCGAAAGATTGAAAATGACGTCCAGCAGCGAGAAGAACGAGAGCAGGGCATACACCATCACCCACAACTTTGCGCAGGTGGTGAGCATTTCCGCGGCTTCGCTGCCTTTTTGCAGCCACAGTACCGCCTGAACGTTGACAATAATCCCCTGCAGGGTAAAGGCGACACGGTGAAATAACTTGTTCTGGGTAATGATTTGCAACCATAAATGGCTGCTGGCCTGCGCGCGCTTCTCAAAGGCCCGCAGGACCACTTTGTGCAGAATAAAATGAACGATGAGTGCGGTAAGAAAAATAATACCAAAGATAATCACTAAAGAGGTGGTGTGATTAATTTCAATGCCTAACTCTTCAACCTGAGCAATTAATTCCTGCATAACGTCTCCTGTATTGATGCAGCCCCATAATGGCGGCTGCGGATCTATTATGCAAATTCGTCAGGGTTATTTGACGGCGTGGCAGGTCGTCACCACTGGCAGGCACAGCCGATGGCGAACCCGCAGCGTCGCCAGCGCGAGGATCACCATCAGGCCAGTTTCCACCGCGAGGAAGAGGGTGATCGCCTGGGTGTAATCTCCGTGATGATTTTGCAGACCGTGCAGCAAAATCGCGCCAAAGATGGCCGGGCCGAGTCCAAGCGCCGCCTGCTGCAGCGTGCTCAAAATGGCGCTCGCCGCCCCGGCGTCATCAGGCTGAATATCGCGCATGCCAATACGATAAAAACTGTTCACGATCAGCGCCTGACCGTAGCCGACCAGCCCGGTCGCGGGTGCCAGCGTCAGCGCGGTATTGTGCATTCCCCAGAGGCGGAAGGTGACAATCAGCGCCAGCAGGCCCGCTATCTGGATCGCCAGACCGGTGAGCAGAATGGTACTGGTGCTGTAGCGGGCAATCAGACGCGGGGCAAACCACGCTGAAATAAAGTAGGTGACACCCAGGGCGATAAAACTGTTGCCAGACTGCCACGGCGCCATCCCCAGACCGGTTTGCATGGTTAACGCCATGCAGAACATAAAGCCGGACCAGACGCTAAAAAAGAGCAACGCAATCAGCACGCCAAAACGGATACTGCGCAACTGCAGCAGGCGCGGCGGGATCAGCGGATGCGCATCGTCCCGCTCTTTTTTGCGGGCGTTGAGGGCCATCAACCCGGCAAGCGGAATAATGGCGATAAGCGCGACCTTGAGCGGCCAGGACCAGTGCCACTGCGGGCCAAGCGCCATCGGGAACAGCAGGCAGCAGAGGATGATCGCCAGCAGGACGGTGCCCGTCCAGTCAATGCTTGATGGCGTGTCACGGCGGGTTTCCGGCACGTAGCGGCGGCTCATGGCCAGCACCACCAGACAAATTGGCACGTTGATAAAGAAGGCGTTACGCCAGCCGAGGCCGGCAATGTCCGCCGATACCAGCCAGCCTCCGCCCATCTGGCCGACGATAAACGCGATGCCGCCGATGCCGCCAAAGAGGCTGATGGCCTTCGCGTGGGCCGTGCCTTTCAGCGTTACGTGCAGGGTGGCGAGAATTTGCGGCATGATCAGCGCCGCGCCAGCCCCCTGAAGAATACGGGCGCCCAGCAGTTGTTCAATGTTGCCTGCCATTCCGCACAGCAGCGAGGCCAGGCCAAAGCTCGCCACGCCCCACATGAAAAGACGACGGCGGCCAAGGTTATCCCCCAGCTTGCTGCCGAGGGCAAGGCAGACGGCAAAGGCCACACCGTAGAGGGCAACAATTAATTCCAGCTCGGTGGCCGTAGCGTGCAACGAGTGGGTGATAGCATCCAGCGCCACGTTGGTGATTGAGGTATCAATCAGCGGCAGCATCTGGCCGGTTAACAGCAATATCAGGCCTGCGCGGCCCGGTGAAACGACTGACGTATTCATGGTAACTCCATTGCGTCATTCAACAGATGGTCGTAGCATCAACGATCTGATAAACGGGTACCAGTTCTTGCTTATACTGGTACTGGCACTACCATGCAGGGGGATTTATGGCGCTGATGTCTGAACCCGTCGTCTCGCTCAAGGATGACACCCGAAAACAACTTGGTGCGTTTTTACGCGCCCGACGCGAAAGCCTCGATCCGCAGCGGCTCGGCCTGCCGCGCAGCGGTCGACGTCGCACGCCCGGGCTGCGCCGTGAAGAGGTGGCCCTGCTGGCGGACGTCGGGGTGACCTGGTACACCTGGCTTGAGCAGGGCAGGGACGTCAATCCGTCCAGCGCGGTGATGGCCGCCGTGGCAAAAGCGCTGCAATGTACCCCGACCGAAGCGCGCCATCTTTTTGTGCTGGCCGGGCTACCGCCGGGTGAAGCAGCGCAGGCCACCTGCTGTGAAGGGATCAGCGAAGGCACGCGCCGCCTGCTTGATACGTTAATGCCGAAACCGGCCAGCATTCAGAAACCCAATTTCGACATCGTGGCGTGGAACGACAGCTTTGGTCATCTGATGGGTGTCGATTTCAATACGATCCCCCCGGAAGACCGCAACTGTATTTATCTGTTCCTCACCCACCCGGCATGGCGCGCCCGTCTCGGCAGACGTGACGATGTGCTGCCCGTCTTTGTCTCCTATTTCCGGGCGGCGATGGCCGAGCACCGGGGTGACCCGCTGTGGGAAGCCAAACTGGCGCGCTTCTTTGCGGTTTCTGAGGAGTTTAAAAATCTGTGGCATCAGCGCAATGACGTGCGCGGTGTGGAAAACCAGCTCAAGTTGTTTACCCATCCTGAGCTTGGGGAATTTACCCTGCAGCAGATGTACTGGTACTCTGCTCCACGAAACGGTTCCCGGTTGCTGGTGTATCTGCCAGTGGATGAAGCCGGGGAGAGAGCAATGGAATGGCTGACGGAGCAGGCAAAATGAAGGTTACCGGCAAACAGGAGCGGCTGCTACGCCGCGCACTCAACGAATGGCAACAGGAAGGCACATTAACCGCTGACGACCATCATCGGCTGGCCGGTACGCTTCAACGCGTGACCATGGACTGGCAGCGGCTGAGCCGCTATGCCTTCTGGACGGCACTCGCCTGCGTCATTATCGCCATCGGCAGCCTGTTCTCGGACAGCGAACTGATGGCGCGTATTATCGAATTCTTCGCTTTTTCCTCCCTTGCCCGCATCGGGCTGCCGGCACTGCTGGCCGTGCTGTTTTATTTGTGGGGCTTCAGCCGCCAGCGGCGGGAGACGCAGTGGCATTACAGTACCGAAGCGATTTTGTTCCTCGGAGTCTTGTTTACCGCCATCGCGCTCTGGCAGCTGGGTGAACGGCTGGATAACGGCAGCGGCCACATCGCGCCCCTGTTCCTGGCCGGCTGTGCCGTCTATGGCCTGGTAGGCTTTTTCGGCCGCTCCGGGCTGGTCTGGCTGTTCTTCTTGCTCTCGCTTGGCAACTGGTTTGGCGCGGAGACGGGCTATATGTCCGGCTGGGGCGCTTACTGGCTGGGGATGAACTATCCAGTGCGCTTTATCTTTTTCGGCGGCGCGCTGCTGGCCCTGTGCTGGATCCTGCGCGCTGTGCTGCAGTCCCGTCATCTCTACACCACCAGTAAAGCGATGGGGCTGACGTATCTCTTTGTCGCCCTGTGGATCATGTCGATATTTGGTAATTACGATATCGATAACTGGTACAGCGTGACCCAGGCCTCATTGCTGCCGTGGGCGCTGCTGTTTGCGGTGGCGGCGGTTCTCTGTATTTACATCAGTCTGAAAACCGACGACGGCATGCTGCGCGGGTTTGGCCTGACGTTCCTCGCCATTAACCTCTATACCCGCTACTTCGAATACTTCTGGGATGGGATGAACAAGGTGGTGTTCTTCCTGATTCTGGCGGCGTCGCTGGCGGTGATAGGGCGGTATGCGGAGCGGATCTGGCATGCCGGGCGTGCGGAGAAGTAAGTTTTGCGCGTGTTGATCGGGAAGACGCAGAAAACGCCGTCTGCGTGAGATGCTGGTTCAATGGCGAAACCAGGCAGATGACGCGTGATTGAAAACGGGCCGCAGTTGCGGCCCGTTTGTCTTAGCACTCGGTCACAATCGTGCTCAGCGGCAGGCGAGATTTTGGCAGCGCGGCGTTGAAATCTTCCACGCTGTGGTGTCCAACCGGGACCACCACCAGGCTGGTGAAGCCTTTCTCTTTCAGGCCAAACTCTGCGTCGAGAATGGCGGCGTCAAAACCTTCAATGGGTACGGCATCCAGGCCCAGCGCGGCCACGCCTAACAGGAAGTTACCGACGTTGAGGTAAACCTGTTTCGCCATCCACTGGTCGTCATCTTTCAGATCCACGCGGTGCATGTCGGCGAAATAGCAGCGACCTTTGTGATTCGCCGCTTTTGCTTCTGGGGTGTTGAAGCGACCGTCGGCCTCTTCCTGATCCACGACGCGCTCAAGCCACGCATCGTCCATGGCGGTTTTCGCGCAGAACACTACCACATGAGAGGCGTCCATCATTTTGCGTTCGTTGAACACGTAAGTGCCTGCCGCAGATTTGGCCACGCGCGCTTTACCTTCCTCAGTGCTGGCAATAATAAAATGCCATGGCTGGGAGTTCGTGCTGGACGGGCTGTACTGCAGCAGGGTTTTGATCTTCTCCGCTTCTTCAGCGGTCAGTTTCTTGCTTGGGTCAAACGCCTTGGTGGAGTGGCGTTTCAGGGCAACGGAAATGATATCCATAACAACTCCTGGTGATAAAATTCGCCCGCGTGCGGGCGCGAAAAGGAGTGCAGATTACCGTGCGAAGCGGGAAAAGATAAGTGCATTTTGAGCGCTTAATCTGTTCGTCTCAGACGAACAATCAGCGCGGCCTGATCCATTTCTGGTCTTTTTTCGGCAGCTTATCGACGACCAGATTCCAGGAATCGTTGATGAGATCGGCCACCAGTTCCGGCGTAACATCGTCGGTGCCGTAGAGTGAAATCCAGTGCTTTTTATTGAGATGATACCCCGGCTCAACGCCGCG from Enterobacter ludwigii includes the following:
- a CDS encoding helix-turn-helix transcriptional regulator; translated protein: MALMSEPVVSLKDDTRKQLGAFLRARRESLDPQRLGLPRSGRRRTPGLRREEVALLADVGVTWYTWLEQGRDVNPSSAVMAAVAKALQCTPTEARHLFVLAGLPPGEAAQATCCEGISEGTRRLLDTLMPKPASIQKPNFDIVAWNDSFGHLMGVDFNTIPPEDRNCIYLFLTHPAWRARLGRRDDVLPVFVSYFRAAMAEHRGDPLWEAKLARFFAVSEEFKNLWHQRNDVRGVENQLKLFTHPELGEFTLQQMYWYSAPRNGSRLLVYLPVDEAGERAMEWLTEQAK
- a CDS encoding MFS transporter gives rise to the protein MNTSVVSPGRAGLILLLTGQMLPLIDTSITNVALDAITHSLHATATELELIVALYGVAFAVCLALGSKLGDNLGRRRLFMWGVASFGLASLLCGMAGNIEQLLGARILQGAGAALIMPQILATLHVTLKGTAHAKAISLFGGIGGIAFIVGQMGGGWLVSADIAGLGWRNAFFINVPICLVVLAMSRRYVPETRRDTPSSIDWTGTVLLAIILCCLLFPMALGPQWHWSWPLKVALIAIIPLAGLMALNARKKERDDAHPLIPPRLLQLRSIRFGVLIALLFFSVWSGFMFCMALTMQTGLGMAPWQSGNSFIALGVTYFISAWFAPRLIARYSTSTILLTGLAIQIAGLLALIVTFRLWGMHNTALTLAPATGLVGYGQALIVNSFYRIGMRDIQPDDAGAASAILSTLQQAALGLGPAIFGAILLHGLQNHHGDYTQAITLFLAVETGLMVILALATLRVRHRLCLPVVTTCHAVK
- a CDS encoding mechanosensitive ion channel family protein, producing the protein MQELIAQVEELGIEINHTTSLVIIFGIIFLTALIVHFILHKVVLRAFEKRAQASSHLWLQIITQNKLFHRVAFTLQGIIVNVQAVLWLQKGSEAAEMLTTCAKLWVMVYALLSFFSLLDVIFNLSQKMATASQLPLKGIFQGIKLVSAILVGILIISLLIGQSPAILISGLGAMAAVLMLVFKDPILGLVAGIQLSANDMLKLGDWLEMPKYGANGTVTDIGLTTVKVRNFDNTITTIPTWALVSDAFINWSGMSASGGRRIKRSLNIDTTSIHFLDEQEQQQLIQAKLLKPYMAARHEEISLWNQENGEGESVLNLRKMTNIGTFRAYLNEYLRNHPRIRKDMTLMVRQLAPEANGLPVEIYAFTNTVVWAEYEAIQADIFDHIFAVVDEFGLRIHQSPTGNDIRSLAGVIAK
- the nfsB gene encoding oxygen-insensitive NAD(P)H nitroreductase, with the translated sequence MDIISVALKRHSTKAFDPSKKLTAEEAEKIKTLLQYSPSSTNSQPWHFIIASTEEGKARVAKSAAGTYVFNERKMMDASHVVVFCAKTAMDDAWLERVVDQEEADGRFNTPEAKAANHKGRCYFADMHRVDLKDDDQWMAKQVYLNVGNFLLGVAALGLDAVPIEGFDAAILDAEFGLKEKGFTSLVVVPVGHHSVEDFNAALPKSRLPLSTIVTEC